A single Micromonospora sp. CCTCC AA 2012012 DNA region contains:
- a CDS encoding bifunctional nuclease family protein, with the protein MRELSVVGVRVELPSNQPIVLLREVEGDRYLPIWIGAVEATAIAYEQQGVKPARPLTHDLLRDVLAALQAPLRAVEITELKENVFYADLLIGDGVRVSARPSDSIALALRVGAPIRCAEQVLSEAGIVIPDEQEDEVEKFREFLEQVRPEDFAG; encoded by the coding sequence GTGCGCGAGCTGAGCGTGGTCGGAGTTCGGGTGGAGCTGCCCAGCAACCAGCCGATCGTCCTGCTGCGGGAGGTCGAGGGGGACCGCTATCTGCCGATCTGGATCGGCGCGGTCGAGGCGACGGCGATCGCTTACGAGCAGCAGGGGGTCAAGCCGGCCCGGCCGTTGACTCACGATCTTCTGCGGGATGTGTTGGCGGCGTTGCAGGCGCCGTTGCGGGCGGTGGAGATCACCGAGTTGAAGGAGAACGTCTTCTACGCCGATCTGTTGATCGGGGACGGTGTGCGGGTGTCCGCGCGGCCGAGCGATTCCATTGCGTTGGCGTTGCGGGTCGGTGCTCCGATTCGTTGTGCTGAGCAGGTCCTCAGTGAGGCGGGGATCGTGATTCCTGATGAGCAGGAGGACGAGGTGGAGAAGTTCCGGGAGTTCCTGGAGCAGGTGCGTCCGGAGGACTTCGCGGGCTGA
- a CDS encoding group I truncated hemoglobin, which yields MTVTQDTTPVSHYERIGGAGSVKAAVELFYDKVLADPELAGYFTNVNMAEQRRHLALMMTVVLGGPDEYAGRGLAEAHQPLGIPVAHYVMVGEHLTATLAELGVPADVIDHVRTVLGQVQDQVVASGTGPDA from the coding sequence GTGACGGTCACGCAAGACACCACTCCCGTCTCCCACTACGAGCGCATCGGTGGCGCCGGCTCCGTCAAGGCGGCGGTGGAGCTGTTCTATGACAAGGTGCTCGCCGATCCGGAGCTGGCCGGCTACTTCACGAACGTGAACATGGCCGAGCAGCGTCGGCACCTGGCGTTGATGATGACGGTGGTGTTGGGCGGCCCGGACGAGTACGCCGGTCGTGGCCTGGCCGAGGCGCACCAGCCGCTGGGGATCCCGGTGGCGCACTACGTCATGGTGGGTGAGCACCTGACGGCGACGCTGGCGGAGCTGGGTGTGCCGGCGGATGTCATCGACCACGTGCGGACGGTGCTGGGTCAGGTGCAGGACCAGGTCGTGGCCTCCGGGACCGGGCCGGACGCCTGA
- a CDS encoding MarR family transcriptional regulator, which yields MERPPNLAAAIEAAAEALIGVLDSAASRHNVSVSPTQLRVLSLIISHPNANVNRLADLLDVVPSSASRLCDRLEAVGLVRRVADPRDRREVRLIPTAAAETLLRELQERRHQAIQAVLDRMPHRTQHELLLALAAFGQAAALAGGQVGSDSAARTA from the coding sequence GTGGAGCGACCTCCGAATCTTGCCGCCGCGATCGAGGCGGCTGCCGAGGCGCTGATCGGTGTCCTCGATTCGGCGGCCTCCCGGCACAACGTCAGCGTCTCGCCGACCCAGCTCCGCGTCCTGTCGCTGATCATCAGCCATCCGAACGCCAACGTGAACCGGCTGGCCGACCTGCTGGACGTCGTACCCTCCTCGGCCAGCCGGCTCTGTGACCGGCTGGAGGCCGTCGGTCTGGTCCGGCGGGTGGCGGACCCCCGCGACCGGCGCGAGGTGCGGTTGATCCCCACCGCGGCGGCGGAGACCCTGCTGCGGGAGTTGCAGGAGCGCCGCCACCAGGCGATCCAGGCCGTCCTCGACCGGATGCCGCACCGCACCCAGCACGAGCTGCTGCTGGCGCTGGCCGCGTTCGGTCAGGCGGCTGCCCTGGCCGGTGGCCAGGTGGGCTCGGACTCCGCAGCCCGCACCGCCTGA
- a CDS encoding SAM-dependent methyltransferase, producing the protein MAEPDQPSTARMIDYWLGGEHHFPVDVAAAHAFEQAYGPCAAIFRSLRDFLGRAVRAITDAGVDGFLVFGAGVPTRGNVHEVAPEATVLYTDVDPVAIRLGQRILAGSDRAGYGFGDATDIGTVDPAQLHRFVPGWGRRPVGVIFLGLAAFLDDDTLARTLDELYAAAAPGSFLAVDFDSEELAAYPEALAMMGPAFRMRPPAAFGPLLGRWRPTGDGVVPVARWRPSGPPDPVPDAFFGALATRAAD; encoded by the coding sequence ATGGCCGAGCCGGACCAGCCGAGCACCGCCCGCATGATCGACTACTGGCTCGGCGGGGAGCACCACTTCCCGGTCGACGTGGCCGCCGCGCACGCCTTCGAGCAGGCGTACGGGCCGTGTGCGGCGATCTTCCGCTCGTTGCGGGACTTCCTGGGCCGGGCCGTGCGGGCGATCACCGACGCCGGGGTGGACGGCTTCCTCGTCTTCGGCGCGGGCGTGCCCACCCGGGGGAACGTGCACGAGGTGGCCCCGGAGGCGACCGTGCTCTACACCGACGTCGACCCGGTGGCGATCCGGCTCGGCCAGCGGATCCTCGCCGGCAGCGACCGCGCCGGGTACGGCTTCGGCGACGCCACCGACATCGGCACCGTCGACCCTGCGCAGCTGCACCGGTTCGTGCCGGGGTGGGGGAGAAGGCCGGTCGGGGTGATCTTCCTCGGGCTGGCCGCGTTCCTGGACGACGACACCCTGGCCCGTACCCTCGACGAGCTCTACGCGGCGGCCGCGCCCGGCAGCTTCCTCGCGGTCGACTTCGACAGCGAGGAGCTGGCGGCGTACCCCGAGGCCCTGGCCATGATGGGGCCGGCGTTCCGGATGCGCCCACCGGCCGCCTTCGGGCCGCTGCTGGGTCGCTGGCGACCCACCGGGGACGGCGTGGTGCCGGTGGCGCGGTGGCGACCGTCCGGCCCCCCGGACCCGGTGCCGGACGCCTTCTTCGGCGCGTTGGCCACCCGGGCCGCGGACTGA
- a CDS encoding DUF881 domain-containing protein, producing MSDEHSETGTGWPAPGEPVRPSGPAGEPDPRPDAPDADELSPLAPEEPVEREDVVPVESPVEPERPDAAAKPAAGGAGGRRWTSAGAMIAVLLALLGFTLVVQLKTTSADPTLSATREEDLVRISSDLDSRERRLRQDIESLEESQRQLRSGEQGRQAALDEATRRADQLGILAGTLPAVGPGLTVRFEGPAKAVSSARVLDAVQELRGAGAEAMQIAGSDGAAVRIIASTYFVDGENGSLVVDGRRLSAPYTITVIGDPETMRTALYIPGGVVALVEEDGGNVTVDDREAVEVSQLHAPIKLDHARPVS from the coding sequence GTGAGCGACGAACACAGCGAGACCGGCACCGGGTGGCCGGCCCCGGGGGAGCCGGTCCGGCCGTCGGGTCCGGCGGGTGAGCCGGATCCGCGTCCGGACGCGCCGGACGCGGACGAGTTGAGCCCGTTGGCGCCGGAGGAACCGGTGGAGCGGGAGGACGTCGTACCCGTGGAGTCGCCGGTGGAGCCGGAGCGGCCGGACGCTGCCGCGAAGCCGGCGGCGGGCGGGGCCGGTGGGCGGCGGTGGACGTCGGCGGGGGCGATGATCGCGGTGCTGCTGGCGTTGCTGGGGTTCACGCTGGTGGTGCAGCTGAAGACGACGTCGGCGGATCCGACGTTGTCGGCGACGCGGGAGGAGGACCTGGTCCGGATCTCGTCGGACCTGGACTCGCGGGAGCGGCGGCTGCGGCAGGACATCGAGTCGTTGGAGGAGAGCCAGCGGCAGTTGCGCTCGGGTGAGCAGGGTCGGCAGGCGGCGTTGGACGAGGCGACGCGGCGGGCGGACCAGTTGGGCATCCTGGCGGGGACGTTGCCGGCGGTGGGTCCGGGGTTGACGGTGCGGTTCGAGGGGCCGGCGAAGGCGGTGTCGTCGGCGCGGGTGCTGGACGCGGTGCAGGAGCTGCGGGGCGCGGGCGCGGAGGCGATGCAGATCGCGGGGTCGGACGGCGCGGCGGTGCGGATCATCGCGTCGACGTATTTCGTGGACGGGGAGAACGGGTCGTTGGTGGTGGACGGGCGGCGGTTGTCGGCGCCGTACACGATCACGGTGATCGGTGATCCGGAGACGATGCGTACCGCGTTGTACATTCCCGGCGGGGTGGTCGCACTGGTGGAGGAGGACGGCGGTAACGTGACCGTCGACGATCGTGAGGCTGTGGAGGTTTCGCAGTTGCACGCGCCGATCAAGCTGGACCACGCCCGGCCGGTCTCCTGA
- a CDS encoding CDP-alcohol phosphatidyltransferase family protein produces the protein MSRRPARSEQPEATGGTTAVGDRVLTLPNMISFVRLVGVPLFLYLFLVARADVAAIVVLAIGGTSDWVDGWIARRLHQVSRLGELLDPLADRLYILATLLAFTAREVVPWQFTAALLARELLLLGSLAVLRRYGYGPPPVHYVGKTATFLLLAAFPLLLLAAAAPAVAVATASAAIGWGLAWWGLVLYWVAGAMYVVQASRLVRAMRDRSQGATA, from the coding sequence GTGTCGCGTCGGCCGGCTCGGTCAGAGCAACCGGAGGCCACCGGCGGTACGACGGCGGTGGGGGACCGGGTCCTCACCCTGCCGAACATGATCAGCTTCGTCCGGCTGGTCGGAGTGCCGCTGTTCCTCTATCTCTTCCTGGTGGCGCGCGCCGACGTGGCGGCGATCGTGGTGCTGGCCATCGGCGGCACCAGCGACTGGGTGGACGGCTGGATCGCCCGCCGGCTGCACCAGGTCAGCCGCCTCGGCGAGCTGCTCGACCCGCTCGCCGACCGGCTCTACATCCTCGCCACGCTGCTCGCGTTCACCGCGCGGGAGGTGGTGCCGTGGCAGTTCACCGCGGCGTTGCTGGCCCGCGAGCTGCTGCTGCTCGGTTCCCTGGCGGTGCTCCGCCGCTACGGTTACGGCCCCCCGCCGGTGCACTACGTCGGCAAGACGGCGACGTTCCTGCTGCTGGCGGCCTTCCCGCTGCTGCTGCTGGCCGCGGCGGCGCCGGCGGTGGCGGTGGCCACGGCCTCCGCCGCGATCGGCTGGGGGCTGGCCTGGTGGGGTCTGGTGCTCTACTGGGTGGCCGGCGCGATGTACGTGGTGCAGGCCAGCCGCCTGGTCCGGGCGATGCGGGACCGGTCGCAGGGAGCGACGGCATGA
- a CDS encoding DivIVA domain-containing protein, with the protein MSATPISRYDGMQVSGGVQVRMTADRVRRWEFGGTSFTRRGYDQNDVDRFRVQVADELDLLSAQISHLRAENERLTDRVELHRHGVIPSAGPASNLPAAKEVNLLSAAQREAEQIIAQAHDYARRVAEYARVQYESYMRAAEEEAKQEAERAVQEYRASAGPSFDDSVATREALRIFGEMMMSHMRAAARHLDDGSEQLARTMDRLASEAGGAAVGAGQPQVALPRHQQR; encoded by the coding sequence GTGAGCGCGACGCCGATCAGCAGGTACGACGGCATGCAGGTCTCCGGCGGTGTGCAGGTGCGGATGACCGCCGACCGGGTGCGCCGGTGGGAGTTCGGCGGCACGTCGTTCACCCGCCGCGGGTACGACCAGAACGACGTGGACCGGTTCCGGGTGCAGGTGGCCGACGAGTTGGATCTGTTGTCGGCGCAGATCTCGCACCTGCGGGCGGAGAACGAGCGGTTGACCGACCGGGTGGAGTTGCACCGGCACGGGGTCATTCCTTCTGCCGGGCCGGCGTCGAACCTGCCGGCGGCGAAGGAGGTGAACCTGCTGTCGGCGGCGCAGCGGGAGGCGGAACAGATCATCGCGCAGGCCCACGACTACGCCCGTCGGGTCGCGGAGTACGCCCGGGTGCAGTACGAGAGCTACATGCGGGCGGCGGAGGAGGAGGCGAAGCAGGAGGCCGAGCGGGCGGTGCAGGAGTACCGCGCCAGCGCGGGCCCCAGTTTCGACGACTCGGTGGCGACGCGGGAGGCGTTGCGGATCTTCGGCGAGATGATGATGTCGCACATGCGGGCGGCGGCCCGGCACCTGGACGACGGCAGTGAGCAGTTGGCGCGGACGATGGACCGGCTCGCGTCGGAGGCCGGCGGCGCGGCGGTGGGCGCGGGTCAGCCGCAGGTGGCGTTGCCCCGGCACCAGCAGCGCTGA
- the ftsR gene encoding transcriptional regulator FtsR yields MSIGEVLGQLRVEFPDVTISKLRFLETEGLVEPQRTPAGYRKYSWDDVARLRFVLAAQRDQYLPLRVIRAQLAEWDASGAAPGRQRPALVAVGPDGAVPGRGDQEPVESSEVRLGRLDLIARSGVDESTLGELERLGVLVSDPPGWYDADALIIAQAVAGLAAYGLEPRHLRGYRTAADREVGLFAQLVAPLVRQSDPAARARAAETARELVALSQQLHAALVRVGLRSTLGR; encoded by the coding sequence ATGAGTATCGGTGAGGTGCTGGGTCAGTTGCGGGTGGAGTTCCCGGACGTGACCATCTCGAAGTTGCGGTTCCTGGAGACCGAGGGTCTGGTGGAGCCGCAGCGGACGCCGGCGGGTTATCGGAAGTACAGCTGGGACGATGTGGCGCGGTTGCGGTTCGTGTTGGCCGCGCAGCGGGACCAGTATCTGCCGTTGCGGGTGATCCGGGCGCAGTTGGCGGAGTGGGACGCGTCGGGTGCGGCGCCGGGTCGGCAGCGGCCGGCGTTGGTGGCGGTGGGTCCTGACGGTGCGGTGCCGGGTCGGGGTGATCAGGAGCCGGTCGAGTCGTCCGAGGTGCGGTTGGGTCGGTTGGATCTGATCGCGCGCAGTGGTGTGGACGAGTCGACGTTGGGTGAGTTGGAGCGGCTCGGTGTGCTGGTGTCCGATCCGCCGGGGTGGTACGACGCGGATGCGTTGATCATCGCGCAGGCGGTGGCGGGGTTGGCGGCGTACGGGTTGGAGCCGCGGCACCTGCGGGGTTACCGGACGGCGGCGGATCGGGAGGTCGGTCTGTTCGCGCAGTTGGTGGCGCCGTTGGTGCGGCAGAGTGATCCGGCGGCGCGGGCCCGGGCGGCGGAGACGGCGCGGGAGTTGGTGGCGTTGTCGCAGCAGTTGCACGCGGCGTTGGTGCGGGTGGGGTTGCGGTCGACGTTGGGTCGGTGA
- a CDS encoding small basic family protein encodes MIAVLALIAGVVLGIYLDPAVPAALQPYLPIAVVAALDAVFGGVRAKLDRIFDDKQFVVSFISNVLVAGLIVYLGDQLGVGGQLSTGVVVVLGVRIFGNVAAIRRHLFRA; translated from the coding sequence ATGATCGCGGTGCTGGCGCTGATCGCCGGTGTGGTTCTCGGGATCTATCTTGATCCGGCCGTGCCGGCGGCGTTGCAGCCGTACCTGCCGATCGCCGTGGTGGCCGCGCTGGACGCGGTGTTCGGCGGGGTCCGGGCGAAGCTCGACCGGATCTTCGACGACAAGCAGTTCGTGGTGTCGTTCATCTCGAACGTGCTGGTGGCGGGTCTGATCGTGTATCTGGGTGACCAGTTGGGCGTGGGTGGCCAGTTGTCCACGGGTGTGGTGGTCGTGCTCGGGGTGCGGATCTTCGGCAATGTGGCGGCGATCCGTCGTCACCTGTTCCGGGCGTAG
- the odhI gene encoding oxoglutarate dehydrogenase inhibitor Odhl: MTRPDDEFPPLDVTSTLNLGSLDEVLEGPDTDVVPSRLSGSLPPGMALLVVRRGPNAGARFLLDHDVTTSGRHPDSDIFLDDVTVSRRHAEFHRDGGTFTVRDVGSLNGTYVNRERVEAATLSNGDEVQIGKFRVVFIAGPRPEEEAGRG, from the coding sequence ATGACGCGCCCAGACGACGAGTTCCCCCCACTCGACGTCACTTCGACGCTCAATCTCGGTTCGCTCGACGAAGTGCTGGAGGGTCCGGACACCGATGTGGTCCCGAGCCGGCTGTCCGGTTCGTTGCCGCCGGGTATGGCGCTGCTGGTGGTTCGTCGGGGTCCGAATGCGGGTGCCCGGTTCCTGTTGGACCACGATGTGACGACGAGTGGCCGGCATCCGGACAGTGACATCTTCCTGGACGACGTGACGGTGTCGCGGCGGCACGCGGAGTTCCACCGGGATGGTGGGACGTTCACGGTGCGGGACGTGGGCAGCCTGAACGGCACGTACGTGAACCGGGAGCGGGTCGAGGCGGCCACGTTGAGCAATGGTGACGAGGTGCAGATCGGCAAGTTCCGGGTGGTGTTCATCGCCGGTCCGCGCCCGGAGGAGGAGGCCGGCCGGGGGTGA
- the gcvH gene encoding glycine cleavage system protein GcvH, protein MIPEDLRYTAEHEWVAAAEGGAVRVGITHFAQDALGDIVFVQLPDEGAVVAAGDPVGEIESTKSVSEIYAPVAGTVAARNEALGDAPEAINTDPYGAGWLLEITPEDPAAVDGLLSAEAYRELTQS, encoded by the coding sequence GTGATTCCTGAGGATCTGCGGTACACCGCCGAGCACGAGTGGGTGGCGGCTGCCGAGGGTGGGGCCGTGCGGGTCGGTATCACGCACTTCGCGCAGGACGCCCTGGGTGACATCGTGTTCGTCCAGTTGCCTGATGAGGGCGCCGTGGTGGCGGCGGGTGACCCGGTGGGTGAGATCGAGTCGACGAAGAGCGTGTCGGAGATCTACGCGCCGGTGGCGGGTACGGTGGCGGCGCGTAACGAGGCGCTCGGTGACGCCCCCGAGGCGATCAACACGGATCCGTACGGTGCGGGGTGGTTGTTGGAGATCACTCCGGAGGATCCGGCGGCGGTGGACGGTTTGTTGTCCGCTGAGGCTTATCGCGAGCTCACTCAGAGTTGA
- a CDS encoding DUF881 domain-containing protein: MSSAPRDVRDPSARVYAPDFLTELFRNPLDPGYADAAARRGRAPASPWRRWAARPVSVVVIVAIGVLFAVAYRETMAEEPSRAQARAGLISEIKQREAETDRLTARADQLREEVGRQRDAALSGSQAYRLRNLEAGTGLGRVRGDGVVVRLADAAEDKDAVTGAGVGPPQVLYSDLQKVANALWAAGAEAVAVNGQRLTATSTIRSAGQAILVDFRPVTSPYEVSAIGPGSMRGRFDDSRAADLMRDVARATGLSFGVRAAEDLTLPAAPLPRLRYAEPSVSPSPSPSGSAGRGSSSPGPSGSGTSLRPSGGVR; the protein is encoded by the coding sequence ATGAGTTCCGCTCCGCGCGACGTTCGCGACCCGTCGGCCCGGGTGTACGCCCCGGACTTCCTCACCGAACTGTTCCGCAACCCGCTCGACCCGGGTTACGCCGACGCGGCGGCCCGGCGTGGGCGGGCGCCCGCGTCGCCCTGGCGGCGGTGGGCGGCGCGGCCGGTCAGCGTGGTGGTGATCGTGGCGATCGGGGTGCTCTTCGCGGTGGCGTACCGGGAGACGATGGCGGAGGAGCCGAGCCGGGCGCAGGCGCGGGCGGGCCTGATCTCCGAGATCAAGCAGCGTGAGGCCGAGACGGACCGGTTGACCGCGCGCGCGGACCAGTTGCGCGAGGAGGTGGGCCGGCAGCGCGACGCGGCGCTGAGCGGTTCGCAGGCGTACCGGTTGCGGAACCTGGAGGCCGGGACCGGGTTGGGTCGGGTCCGGGGTGACGGCGTGGTGGTGCGGCTGGCGGACGCGGCGGAGGACAAGGACGCGGTGACCGGTGCGGGTGTGGGGCCGCCGCAGGTGCTCTACTCCGACCTGCAGAAGGTGGCCAACGCGTTGTGGGCGGCGGGTGCCGAGGCGGTGGCGGTGAACGGGCAGCGGTTGACGGCGACGTCGACGATCCGGTCGGCGGGGCAGGCGATCCTGGTGGACTTCCGGCCGGTGACGAGCCCGTACGAGGTGTCGGCGATCGGGCCGGGGTCGATGCGGGGCCGCTTCGACGACAGTCGGGCGGCGGATCTGATGCGGGACGTGGCGCGGGCCACGGGTCTGTCGTTCGGGGTGCGGGCGGCCGAGGACCTCACCCTGCCGGCTGCTCCGTTGCCACGGCTACGCTACGCCGAGCCCTCGGTGAGTCCGAGCCCGTCGCCGTCGGGTTCGGCGGGTCGGGGTTCGTCCAGTCCCGGGCCGTCCGGCTCGGGTACCTCTCTCCGCCCCTCCGGAGGTGTCCGATGA
- a CDS encoding MerR family transcriptional regulator, translating into MQEPRDPDPGSEQQRAGVPVPGADDDGAVGYRGVTACHAVGISYRQLDYWARTALVVPSVRDASGSGTSRLYSFRDLVVLKVVKRLLDAGVSLQNIRKAIEALRSRGVEDLAGITLISDGTTVYECRSPEEVVDLLQGGQGVFGIAIGGAFKEIQGSLSHLPAESVSGGGQEPVGSSPVPEVSESVGDELAARRARRRAG; encoded by the coding sequence ATGCAGGAGCCGCGAGATCCCGATCCGGGTTCGGAGCAGCAGCGGGCTGGTGTGCCGGTGCCGGGTGCGGATGACGACGGGGCGGTGGGCTACCGGGGTGTGACGGCGTGTCACGCGGTGGGCATCAGTTACCGGCAGTTGGACTACTGGGCGCGGACGGCGTTGGTGGTGCCGAGTGTGCGGGACGCGTCGGGTTCGGGGACGTCCCGGTTGTATTCGTTCCGCGATCTGGTGGTGTTGAAGGTCGTGAAGCGGTTGTTGGATGCGGGGGTGTCCCTGCAGAACATCCGTAAGGCGATCGAGGCGCTGCGGTCGCGTGGGGTGGAGGACCTGGCGGGGATCACGTTGATCTCGGACGGGACGACGGTGTACGAGTGCCGTTCCCCGGAGGAGGTGGTGGACCTGTTGCAGGGTGGTCAGGGGGTCTTCGGCATCGCGATCGGTGGTGCGTTCAAGGAGATCCAGGGTTCGTTGTCGCATCTGCCGGCGGAGTCGGTGTCGGGTGGCGGGCAGGAGCCGGTGGGGTCGTCGCCGGTGCCGGAGGTGTCGGAGTCGGTGGGGGACGAGTTGGCGGCGCGTCGGGCGCGTCGGCGGGCGGGCTGA
- a CDS encoding PP2C family protein-serine/threonine phosphatase yields MPEAPGQVSRALRAAPPDQLAEAADRTIRAALDASRTEVFIADYRFSGLWPVLDPELPDAGFLSCHGVAQRCFSSQQPVLDAGESGGCRMYLPLSVWGERLGVLLIEVAGQPEPATVELAREMAGELALALRAADRETDRYRRARRRERLSMAAEMQWDLLPGRSVTHGAFLLAGQLEPAYTVGGDHFDWSLDGDQLTVTVLNGAGSGLSASLLTAVTVNALRNARRSGGSLVEQAELASDTIFYQHRGGRHVATLLLELDTRRGTVRAVDAGSPHVLRLRGGTVTRIDLEQQLPLGMFAETRYDVQEFAVEPGDRLFVVSDGVYAAAPDGQEPYGERAMARAMRSTRLQPATEAVGTVMRELHAYHAAADLRDDAVVVCLDWRGSGRPDDARGR; encoded by the coding sequence ATGCCGGAAGCGCCCGGACAGGTGTCGCGTGCCCTGCGCGCGGCCCCGCCCGACCAGTTGGCGGAGGCCGCCGACCGGACGATCCGCGCCGCGCTGGACGCGTCCCGCACCGAGGTCTTCATCGCCGACTACCGGTTCAGCGGGCTCTGGCCGGTGCTGGACCCGGAGCTGCCGGACGCCGGCTTCCTCTCCTGTCACGGCGTCGCGCAGCGCTGCTTCAGCAGCCAGCAGCCGGTGCTGGACGCGGGGGAGAGCGGTGGGTGCCGGATGTATCTGCCGCTGTCGGTCTGGGGCGAGCGGCTCGGGGTGCTGCTGATCGAGGTCGCCGGGCAGCCGGAGCCCGCGACGGTCGAGCTGGCCCGGGAGATGGCCGGCGAGCTGGCCCTGGCGCTGCGCGCCGCCGACCGGGAGACCGACCGCTACCGCCGGGCGCGCCGCCGGGAACGGCTCAGCATGGCCGCGGAGATGCAGTGGGACCTGCTGCCGGGGCGCAGCGTCACGCATGGCGCGTTCCTGCTGGCGGGCCAGCTCGAACCGGCGTACACGGTCGGCGGGGACCACTTCGACTGGTCGCTCGACGGCGACCAGCTCACGGTGACCGTGCTCAACGGCGCCGGCTCCGGGCTCTCCGCGTCGCTGCTCACCGCGGTCACCGTCAACGCGCTGCGCAACGCCCGACGTTCCGGCGGCAGCCTGGTCGAACAGGCCGAGCTGGCCTCCGACACGATCTTCTACCAGCACCGGGGGGGCCGGCACGTGGCCACGCTCCTGCTGGAGCTGGACACCCGTCGGGGGACGGTCCGCGCCGTGGACGCGGGCTCGCCGCACGTGCTGCGACTGCGCGGCGGCACGGTGACCCGGATCGACCTGGAGCAGCAGCTGCCGCTGGGGATGTTCGCCGAGACCCGCTACGACGTGCAGGAGTTCGCGGTGGAGCCGGGGGACCGGCTCTTCGTGGTCAGCGACGGCGTGTACGCCGCCGCGCCGGATGGCCAGGAGCCCTACGGCGAAAGGGCCATGGCGCGCGCGATGCGGTCCACTCGGCTGCAACCGGCGACCGAAGCAGTTGGTACGGTGATGCGCGAACTGCACGCCTACCACGCCGCCGCGGATCTCCGCGACGATGCGGTGGTCGTCTGCCTGGACTGGCGCGGTTCCGGCCGGCCGGACGACGCGCGCGGCCGGTAG
- a CDS encoding globin domain-containing protein: protein MDAARLKQSWSLVAAHGDQVPLYFYSTLFLAHPETRQMFPTNMAGQRDRLVSALGHIVSHVDQLDRLTAFLQDLGADHRKFAVRAEHYPAVGEALLATLQHFLGEVWTDELAQEWTAAYGLIAQVMTEAAQAAEAVNPPWWVAEIVGHERRAFDVAVLTLRPQYLLPFTPGQSIGVSHPAVRSWRYYSPANAPRADGTVELHVRAAPGGAVSSRLVYGSAVGDQINLSAPVGDRLTLWSAGSSDLLLLASGTGWAPVKALVEQVAAEGARRKVDLYLGARSRSEFYDTDAVDKLASSSPWLSVTYVVGADFRRPGEVTYPVDRALADGDWRSRHVYVCGSDEMVGYSLSVLSQAGFHAGQLHHEGLGKHWYGPAWRTAVPRASATDDSGGVR from the coding sequence GTGGACGCGGCACGGCTCAAGCAGAGCTGGTCCCTGGTCGCCGCGCACGGCGACCAGGTGCCGCTCTACTTCTATTCGACGTTGTTCCTGGCTCATCCGGAGACCCGGCAGATGTTCCCGACGAACATGGCGGGGCAGCGGGACCGGCTGGTCAGCGCGTTGGGGCACATCGTGTCCCACGTGGACCAGCTGGACCGGTTGACGGCTTTCCTCCAGGATCTGGGCGCCGATCACCGCAAGTTCGCGGTGCGGGCGGAGCACTACCCGGCGGTCGGTGAGGCGCTGCTGGCGACGTTGCAGCATTTCCTCGGTGAGGTGTGGACGGACGAGCTGGCCCAGGAGTGGACGGCGGCGTACGGGCTGATCGCGCAGGTGATGACGGAAGCGGCGCAGGCGGCGGAGGCGGTGAACCCGCCGTGGTGGGTGGCCGAGATCGTCGGGCATGAGCGGCGGGCGTTCGACGTGGCGGTGTTGACGTTGCGCCCGCAGTACCTGTTGCCGTTCACGCCGGGTCAGTCGATCGGGGTGTCGCATCCGGCGGTGCGGTCGTGGCGGTACTACTCGCCGGCGAACGCGCCGCGGGCGGACGGCACGGTGGAGTTGCACGTGCGGGCGGCGCCGGGGGGTGCGGTGTCGTCGCGGTTGGTGTACGGGTCGGCGGTGGGGGACCAGATCAACCTGTCGGCGCCGGTGGGGGACCGGTTGACGTTGTGGTCGGCGGGGTCGTCGGATCTGCTGTTGTTGGCCAGCGGCACCGGCTGGGCGCCGGTGAAGGCGTTGGTGGAGCAGGTCGCGGCGGAGGGCGCGCGGCGGAAGGTGGACCTCTACCTGGGGGCGCGTTCGCGCAGCGAGTTCTATGACACCGACGCGGTCGACAAGTTGGCGTCGTCGTCGCCGTGGTTGTCGGTGACGTACGTGGTGGGGGCGGACTTCCGGCGGCCGGGTGAGGTGACGTATCCGGTGGACCGGGCGTTGGCGGATGGGGACTGGCGGTCGCGGCACGTGTACGTGTGCGGCTCGGACGAGATGGTCGGGTATTCCCTGTCGGTGTTGTCGCAGGCCGGTTTCCACGCGGGTCAACTGCACCACGAGGGGCTGGGGAAGCACTGGTACGGGCCGGCGTGGCGCACCGCGGTGCCGCGGGCGTCGGCGACCGACGATTCCGGAGGTGTGCGGTGA